A genomic window from Algoriphagus sp. Y33 includes:
- the mreC gene encoding rod shape-determining protein MreC — MLRILQFLYSLRSFLLFVLLEVLAIGLIVSNNSPQGAAFFNSSNAVTGSILKVRSDILDFFTLAEANEVLLSENADLIGHLKTMNAIPDSATLELDSAFEAQFNFKGARIISNSLRFAQNHITLNKGAKDGVRPGMGVFNEQGAIGRVKSVSENYSVAISLLNTEMSLSSKIKTNGSFGTTKWDGKDSKKTKLLYVPRHVTANVGDTVITTGYSAVFPEGILVGFIESIDQGEDPNYLDIVINLSTDFSKAHYVYLVENTQLAELDSLYKQSEIENEF; from the coding sequence ATGCTACGCATCCTTCAATTCCTTTATAGTCTAAGGTCTTTCCTCTTATTTGTTTTACTTGAAGTATTGGCGATAGGGTTAATTGTCTCCAATAATTCACCGCAGGGTGCAGCTTTCTTCAATAGTTCCAATGCAGTAACAGGCTCTATTCTCAAAGTCCGTTCGGATATTCTGGATTTCTTTACTCTTGCTGAAGCCAATGAAGTGCTCCTTAGTGAAAATGCTGATTTAATCGGGCATCTTAAGACCATGAATGCTATTCCGGACAGTGCTACTCTCGAATTGGATTCTGCATTTGAGGCACAGTTCAATTTCAAAGGAGCTCGAATTATCAGCAATTCCCTGCGTTTTGCCCAAAACCACATTACCCTTAACAAAGGGGCTAAAGACGGTGTAAGACCTGGAATGGGAGTATTCAACGAACAGGGAGCTATTGGAAGAGTGAAGTCCGTGTCTGAAAATTACTCGGTAGCCATTTCCCTGCTCAACACGGAGATGAGCCTTTCTTCCAAAATCAAGACAAACGGATCATTCGGCACAACCAAGTGGGACGGCAAGGACTCCAAGAAAACCAAGCTTCTCTATGTGCCCCGCCATGTGACCGCTAACGTCGGTGACACAGTCATCACCACTGGATACAGTGCGGTTTTCCCGGAGGGGATCCTTGTAGGCTTCATCGAGAGCATAGATCAAGGTGAAGATCCAAACTATTTGGACATTGTAATAAACCTAAGCACGGATTTCAGCAAGGCTCATTACGTATACCTGGTAGAAAACACTCAATTGGCTGAGCTTGATTCTCTTTACAAGCAATCCGAAATAGAAAATGAATTTTAG